A single window of Nasonia vitripennis strain AsymCx chromosome 4, Nvit_psr_1.1, whole genome shotgun sequence DNA harbors:
- the LOC100119526 gene encoding deoxyribodipyrimidine photo-lyase isoform X2, which translates to MHTASEVFNKWRHAFSVSLESDLTKLIAIKYLSKTNFTVTKATSSTSNYFYCIQRYFKMSGPSTKKLRTSHTDLVKQIEEQRNQTADSVMTFKFNKKRVRILTDSDEVSSESKGIVYWMFRDARVHDNWAMLFAQKIALKNKVPLHVCFCILPKFLDATIRHYKFLLEALEEVEKDCKELNINFHLLHGEPNTAIINFVEKYKMGAVIADFFPLRLPLFWLEDIKKKLPKKIPLCQVDAHNIVPCWVASEKLEYAARTIRNKINSKLDEFLTEFPPVIKHPHTSDQKFDKINWDTALDDVLVDKSVDKITWAKAGYKGGIAELDKFLKIRLRIYDEKRNNPIFNALSNLSPWFHFGMISVQRCILEAKKYKSQYNKSVEAFMEEAIVRRELSDNFCFYNEHYDSLKGAYDWARETLNQHRNDKRDYIYTLNELENGLTHDDLWNAAEIQLVKEGKIHGFLRMYWAKKILEWTETPDDALKWSIYLNDKYSMDGRDPNGYVGCMWSICGVHDQGWRERPVFGKIRYMNYKGCERKFDVQAFVMKYGAKVQLTKDENKRKGKKK; encoded by the exons aTGCATACTGCATCAGAAGTTTTTAACAAATGGCGCCATGCATTTTCGGTGAGTTTAGAGAGCGATT TAACTAAATTGATTGCGATAAAATATCTATCAAAGACAAACTTCACTGTTACTAAAGCAACAAGTTCTAcaagtaattatttttattgcatcCAGCGAT ATTTCAAAATGTCTGGGCCatctacaaaaaaattaagaactAGTCATACTGATTTGGTGAAACAAATTGAAGAGCAAAGAAATCAA ACTGCAGATTCTGTTATGACATTCAAATTTAATAAGAAAAGAGTACGAATATTAACAGACTCAGATGAAGTGTCATCAGAAAGTAAAGGAATTGTTTACTGGATGTTTCGAGATGCAAGAGTCCAtg ATAACTGGGCCATGTTGTTTGCTCAAAAAATTgccttaaaaaataaagtgccCTTACACGTATGCTTTTGTATACTTCCGAAATTTCTTGATGCAACAATACGGCATTACAAATTTTTGCTAGAAGCTTTAGAAGAAGTAGAAAAAGATTGCAAAGAATTAAACATTAATTTTCATCTTTTACACGGAGAGCCTAATACtgcaattattaattttgttgaGAAATATAAAATGGGAGCTGTTATTGCAGATTTTTTCCCGTTAAGGTTGCCTTTGTTTTGGCTAGAAGATATAAAAAAGAAGCTTCCAAAGAAAATTCCATTATGTcaa gTTGATGCACATAATATTGTTCCATGTTGGGTTGCATCTGAAAAATTAGAGTATGCAGCACGTACcattagaaataaaataaactctAAGCTAGATGAGTTTTTAACAGAATTCCCACCTGTTATAAAGCATCCACATACATCTGACcaaaagtttgataaaatcAATTGGGATACAGCATTGGATGATGTGCTTGTCGATAAATCAGTTGATAAAATTACATGGGCAAAAGCAGGATACAAAGGTGGTATAGCTGAGTTGgataaatttcttaaaataagGCTGAGAATTTATGATGAAAAGAGAAATAATCCAATTTTCAATGCTTTGAGTAACTTATCCCCTTGGTTTCATTTTGGCATGATTTCTGTTCAAAGGTGTATTTTAGAagcgaaaaaatataaaagtcaGTACAATAAGTCAGTTGAGGCTTTCATGGAAGAAGCCATAGTGCGCAGAGAACTTagtgataatttttgtttctatAATGAACACTATGATAGTCTTAAGGGAGCTTATGACTGGGCCAGAGAAACTTTAAATCAACACAG AAATGATAAAAGAGACTATATTTATACATTGAACGAATTGGAAAATGGATTAACTCATGATGATTTGTGGAATGCAGCTGAAATACAATTAGTAAAGGAAGGAAAAATCCACGGATTTCTTAGAATGTATTGggctaaaaaaattttagaatgGACTGAAACACCAGATGATGCCTTAAAGTGGTCAATTTATCTGAATGATAAGTATAGTATGGATGGACGTGATCCGAATGGATATGTAG gCTGCATGTGGTCAATATGTGGTGTACATGATCAAGGCTGGAGAGAAAGGCCTGTATTTGGTAAAATTCGTTACATGAATTATAAGGGTTGTGAAAGAAAATTTGATGTGCAGGCATTTGTAATGAAATATGGAGCCAAAGTGCAACTCACGAAAGACGAAAATAAAAGGAAAggcaagaaaaaataa
- the LOC100119526 gene encoding deoxyribodipyrimidine photo-lyase isoform X8 → MHTASEVFNKWRHAFSVSLESDYFKMSGPSTKKLRTSHTDLVKQIEEQRNQTADSVMTFKFNKKRVRILTDSDEVSSESKGIVYWMFRDARVHDNWAMLFAQKIALKNKVPLHVCFCILPKFLDATIRHYKFLLEALEEVEKDCKELNINFHLLHGEPNTAIINFVEKYKMGAVIADFFPLRLPLFWLEDIKKKLPKKIPLCQVDAHNIVPCWVASEKLEYAARTIRNKINSKLDEFLTEFPPVIKHPHTSDQKFDKINWDTALDDVLVDKSVDKITWAKAGYKGGIAELDKFLKIRLRIYDEKRNNPIFNALSNLSPWFHFGMISVQRCILEAKKYKSQYNKSVEAFMEEAIVRRELSDNFCFYNEHYDSLKGAYDWARETLNQHRNDKRDYIYTLNELENGLTHDDLWNAAEIQLVKEGKIHGFLRMYWAKKILEWTETPDDALKWSIYLNDKYSMDGRDPNGYVGCMWSICGVHDQGWRERPVFGKIRYMNYKGCERKFDVQAFVMKYGAKVQLTKDENKRKGKKK, encoded by the exons aTGCATACTGCATCAGAAGTTTTTAACAAATGGCGCCATGCATTTTCGGTGAGTTTAGAGAGCGATT ATTTCAAAATGTCTGGGCCatctacaaaaaaattaagaactAGTCATACTGATTTGGTGAAACAAATTGAAGAGCAAAGAAATCAA ACTGCAGATTCTGTTATGACATTCAAATTTAATAAGAAAAGAGTACGAATATTAACAGACTCAGATGAAGTGTCATCAGAAAGTAAAGGAATTGTTTACTGGATGTTTCGAGATGCAAGAGTCCAtg ATAACTGGGCCATGTTGTTTGCTCAAAAAATTgccttaaaaaataaagtgccCTTACACGTATGCTTTTGTATACTTCCGAAATTTCTTGATGCAACAATACGGCATTACAAATTTTTGCTAGAAGCTTTAGAAGAAGTAGAAAAAGATTGCAAAGAATTAAACATTAATTTTCATCTTTTACACGGAGAGCCTAATACtgcaattattaattttgttgaGAAATATAAAATGGGAGCTGTTATTGCAGATTTTTTCCCGTTAAGGTTGCCTTTGTTTTGGCTAGAAGATATAAAAAAGAAGCTTCCAAAGAAAATTCCATTATGTcaa gTTGATGCACATAATATTGTTCCATGTTGGGTTGCATCTGAAAAATTAGAGTATGCAGCACGTACcattagaaataaaataaactctAAGCTAGATGAGTTTTTAACAGAATTCCCACCTGTTATAAAGCATCCACATACATCTGACcaaaagtttgataaaatcAATTGGGATACAGCATTGGATGATGTGCTTGTCGATAAATCAGTTGATAAAATTACATGGGCAAAAGCAGGATACAAAGGTGGTATAGCTGAGTTGgataaatttcttaaaataagGCTGAGAATTTATGATGAAAAGAGAAATAATCCAATTTTCAATGCTTTGAGTAACTTATCCCCTTGGTTTCATTTTGGCATGATTTCTGTTCAAAGGTGTATTTTAGAagcgaaaaaatataaaagtcaGTACAATAAGTCAGTTGAGGCTTTCATGGAAGAAGCCATAGTGCGCAGAGAACTTagtgataatttttgtttctatAATGAACACTATGATAGTCTTAAGGGAGCTTATGACTGGGCCAGAGAAACTTTAAATCAACACAG AAATGATAAAAGAGACTATATTTATACATTGAACGAATTGGAAAATGGATTAACTCATGATGATTTGTGGAATGCAGCTGAAATACAATTAGTAAAGGAAGGAAAAATCCACGGATTTCTTAGAATGTATTGggctaaaaaaattttagaatgGACTGAAACACCAGATGATGCCTTAAAGTGGTCAATTTATCTGAATGATAAGTATAGTATGGATGGACGTGATCCGAATGGATATGTAG gCTGCATGTGGTCAATATGTGGTGTACATGATCAAGGCTGGAGAGAAAGGCCTGTATTTGGTAAAATTCGTTACATGAATTATAAGGGTTGTGAAAGAAAATTTGATGTGCAGGCATTTGTAATGAAATATGGAGCCAAAGTGCAACTCACGAAAGACGAAAATAAAAGGAAAggcaagaaaaaataa
- the LOC100119526 gene encoding deoxyribodipyrimidine photo-lyase isoform X1, which yields MHTASEVFNKWRHAFSVSLESDLTKLIAIKYLSKTNFTVTKATSSTSNYFYCIQRYLFYFSDFKMSGPSTKKLRTSHTDLVKQIEEQRNQTADSVMTFKFNKKRVRILTDSDEVSSESKGIVYWMFRDARVHDNWAMLFAQKIALKNKVPLHVCFCILPKFLDATIRHYKFLLEALEEVEKDCKELNINFHLLHGEPNTAIINFVEKYKMGAVIADFFPLRLPLFWLEDIKKKLPKKIPLCQVDAHNIVPCWVASEKLEYAARTIRNKINSKLDEFLTEFPPVIKHPHTSDQKFDKINWDTALDDVLVDKSVDKITWAKAGYKGGIAELDKFLKIRLRIYDEKRNNPIFNALSNLSPWFHFGMISVQRCILEAKKYKSQYNKSVEAFMEEAIVRRELSDNFCFYNEHYDSLKGAYDWARETLNQHRNDKRDYIYTLNELENGLTHDDLWNAAEIQLVKEGKIHGFLRMYWAKKILEWTETPDDALKWSIYLNDKYSMDGRDPNGYVGCMWSICGVHDQGWRERPVFGKIRYMNYKGCERKFDVQAFVMKYGAKVQLTKDENKRKGKKK from the exons aTGCATACTGCATCAGAAGTTTTTAACAAATGGCGCCATGCATTTTCGGTGAGTTTAGAGAGCGATT TAACTAAATTGATTGCGATAAAATATCTATCAAAGACAAACTTCACTGTTACTAAAGCAACAAGTTCTAcaagtaattatttttattgcatcCAGCGAT ATTTATTCTATTTTTCAGATTTCAAAATGTCTGGGCCatctacaaaaaaattaagaactAGTCATACTGATTTGGTGAAACAAATTGAAGAGCAAAGAAATCAA ACTGCAGATTCTGTTATGACATTCAAATTTAATAAGAAAAGAGTACGAATATTAACAGACTCAGATGAAGTGTCATCAGAAAGTAAAGGAATTGTTTACTGGATGTTTCGAGATGCAAGAGTCCAtg ATAACTGGGCCATGTTGTTTGCTCAAAAAATTgccttaaaaaataaagtgccCTTACACGTATGCTTTTGTATACTTCCGAAATTTCTTGATGCAACAATACGGCATTACAAATTTTTGCTAGAAGCTTTAGAAGAAGTAGAAAAAGATTGCAAAGAATTAAACATTAATTTTCATCTTTTACACGGAGAGCCTAATACtgcaattattaattttgttgaGAAATATAAAATGGGAGCTGTTATTGCAGATTTTTTCCCGTTAAGGTTGCCTTTGTTTTGGCTAGAAGATATAAAAAAGAAGCTTCCAAAGAAAATTCCATTATGTcaa gTTGATGCACATAATATTGTTCCATGTTGGGTTGCATCTGAAAAATTAGAGTATGCAGCACGTACcattagaaataaaataaactctAAGCTAGATGAGTTTTTAACAGAATTCCCACCTGTTATAAAGCATCCACATACATCTGACcaaaagtttgataaaatcAATTGGGATACAGCATTGGATGATGTGCTTGTCGATAAATCAGTTGATAAAATTACATGGGCAAAAGCAGGATACAAAGGTGGTATAGCTGAGTTGgataaatttcttaaaataagGCTGAGAATTTATGATGAAAAGAGAAATAATCCAATTTTCAATGCTTTGAGTAACTTATCCCCTTGGTTTCATTTTGGCATGATTTCTGTTCAAAGGTGTATTTTAGAagcgaaaaaatataaaagtcaGTACAATAAGTCAGTTGAGGCTTTCATGGAAGAAGCCATAGTGCGCAGAGAACTTagtgataatttttgtttctatAATGAACACTATGATAGTCTTAAGGGAGCTTATGACTGGGCCAGAGAAACTTTAAATCAACACAG AAATGATAAAAGAGACTATATTTATACATTGAACGAATTGGAAAATGGATTAACTCATGATGATTTGTGGAATGCAGCTGAAATACAATTAGTAAAGGAAGGAAAAATCCACGGATTTCTTAGAATGTATTGggctaaaaaaattttagaatgGACTGAAACACCAGATGATGCCTTAAAGTGGTCAATTTATCTGAATGATAAGTATAGTATGGATGGACGTGATCCGAATGGATATGTAG gCTGCATGTGGTCAATATGTGGTGTACATGATCAAGGCTGGAGAGAAAGGCCTGTATTTGGTAAAATTCGTTACATGAATTATAAGGGTTGTGAAAGAAAATTTGATGTGCAGGCATTTGTAATGAAATATGGAGCCAAAGTGCAACTCACGAAAGACGAAAATAAAAGGAAAggcaagaaaaaataa
- the LOC100119526 gene encoding deoxyribodipyrimidine photo-lyase isoform X4, producing MHTASEVFNKWRHAFSVSLESDLTKLIAIKYLSKTNFTVTKATSSTNFKMSGPSTKKLRTSHTDLVKQIEEQRNQTADSVMTFKFNKKRVRILTDSDEVSSESKGIVYWMFRDARVHDNWAMLFAQKIALKNKVPLHVCFCILPKFLDATIRHYKFLLEALEEVEKDCKELNINFHLLHGEPNTAIINFVEKYKMGAVIADFFPLRLPLFWLEDIKKKLPKKIPLCQVDAHNIVPCWVASEKLEYAARTIRNKINSKLDEFLTEFPPVIKHPHTSDQKFDKINWDTALDDVLVDKSVDKITWAKAGYKGGIAELDKFLKIRLRIYDEKRNNPIFNALSNLSPWFHFGMISVQRCILEAKKYKSQYNKSVEAFMEEAIVRRELSDNFCFYNEHYDSLKGAYDWARETLNQHRNDKRDYIYTLNELENGLTHDDLWNAAEIQLVKEGKIHGFLRMYWAKKILEWTETPDDALKWSIYLNDKYSMDGRDPNGYVGCMWSICGVHDQGWRERPVFGKIRYMNYKGCERKFDVQAFVMKYGAKVQLTKDENKRKGKKK from the exons aTGCATACTGCATCAGAAGTTTTTAACAAATGGCGCCATGCATTTTCGGTGAGTTTAGAGAGCGATT TAACTAAATTGATTGCGATAAAATATCTATCAAAGACAAACTTCACTGTTACTAAAGCAACAAGTTCTAcaa ATTTCAAAATGTCTGGGCCatctacaaaaaaattaagaactAGTCATACTGATTTGGTGAAACAAATTGAAGAGCAAAGAAATCAA ACTGCAGATTCTGTTATGACATTCAAATTTAATAAGAAAAGAGTACGAATATTAACAGACTCAGATGAAGTGTCATCAGAAAGTAAAGGAATTGTTTACTGGATGTTTCGAGATGCAAGAGTCCAtg ATAACTGGGCCATGTTGTTTGCTCAAAAAATTgccttaaaaaataaagtgccCTTACACGTATGCTTTTGTATACTTCCGAAATTTCTTGATGCAACAATACGGCATTACAAATTTTTGCTAGAAGCTTTAGAAGAAGTAGAAAAAGATTGCAAAGAATTAAACATTAATTTTCATCTTTTACACGGAGAGCCTAATACtgcaattattaattttgttgaGAAATATAAAATGGGAGCTGTTATTGCAGATTTTTTCCCGTTAAGGTTGCCTTTGTTTTGGCTAGAAGATATAAAAAAGAAGCTTCCAAAGAAAATTCCATTATGTcaa gTTGATGCACATAATATTGTTCCATGTTGGGTTGCATCTGAAAAATTAGAGTATGCAGCACGTACcattagaaataaaataaactctAAGCTAGATGAGTTTTTAACAGAATTCCCACCTGTTATAAAGCATCCACATACATCTGACcaaaagtttgataaaatcAATTGGGATACAGCATTGGATGATGTGCTTGTCGATAAATCAGTTGATAAAATTACATGGGCAAAAGCAGGATACAAAGGTGGTATAGCTGAGTTGgataaatttcttaaaataagGCTGAGAATTTATGATGAAAAGAGAAATAATCCAATTTTCAATGCTTTGAGTAACTTATCCCCTTGGTTTCATTTTGGCATGATTTCTGTTCAAAGGTGTATTTTAGAagcgaaaaaatataaaagtcaGTACAATAAGTCAGTTGAGGCTTTCATGGAAGAAGCCATAGTGCGCAGAGAACTTagtgataatttttgtttctatAATGAACACTATGATAGTCTTAAGGGAGCTTATGACTGGGCCAGAGAAACTTTAAATCAACACAG AAATGATAAAAGAGACTATATTTATACATTGAACGAATTGGAAAATGGATTAACTCATGATGATTTGTGGAATGCAGCTGAAATACAATTAGTAAAGGAAGGAAAAATCCACGGATTTCTTAGAATGTATTGggctaaaaaaattttagaatgGACTGAAACACCAGATGATGCCTTAAAGTGGTCAATTTATCTGAATGATAAGTATAGTATGGATGGACGTGATCCGAATGGATATGTAG gCTGCATGTGGTCAATATGTGGTGTACATGATCAAGGCTGGAGAGAAAGGCCTGTATTTGGTAAAATTCGTTACATGAATTATAAGGGTTGTGAAAGAAAATTTGATGTGCAGGCATTTGTAATGAAATATGGAGCCAAAGTGCAACTCACGAAAGACGAAAATAAAAGGAAAggcaagaaaaaataa
- the LOC100119526 gene encoding deoxyribodipyrimidine photo-lyase isoform X3, which produces MHTASEVFNKWRHAFSVSLESDLTKLIAIKYLSKTNFTVTKATSSTNLFYFSDFKMSGPSTKKLRTSHTDLVKQIEEQRNQTADSVMTFKFNKKRVRILTDSDEVSSESKGIVYWMFRDARVHDNWAMLFAQKIALKNKVPLHVCFCILPKFLDATIRHYKFLLEALEEVEKDCKELNINFHLLHGEPNTAIINFVEKYKMGAVIADFFPLRLPLFWLEDIKKKLPKKIPLCQVDAHNIVPCWVASEKLEYAARTIRNKINSKLDEFLTEFPPVIKHPHTSDQKFDKINWDTALDDVLVDKSVDKITWAKAGYKGGIAELDKFLKIRLRIYDEKRNNPIFNALSNLSPWFHFGMISVQRCILEAKKYKSQYNKSVEAFMEEAIVRRELSDNFCFYNEHYDSLKGAYDWARETLNQHRNDKRDYIYTLNELENGLTHDDLWNAAEIQLVKEGKIHGFLRMYWAKKILEWTETPDDALKWSIYLNDKYSMDGRDPNGYVGCMWSICGVHDQGWRERPVFGKIRYMNYKGCERKFDVQAFVMKYGAKVQLTKDENKRKGKKK; this is translated from the exons aTGCATACTGCATCAGAAGTTTTTAACAAATGGCGCCATGCATTTTCGGTGAGTTTAGAGAGCGATT TAACTAAATTGATTGCGATAAAATATCTATCAAAGACAAACTTCACTGTTACTAAAGCAACAAGTTCTAcaa ATTTATTCTATTTTTCAGATTTCAAAATGTCTGGGCCatctacaaaaaaattaagaactAGTCATACTGATTTGGTGAAACAAATTGAAGAGCAAAGAAATCAA ACTGCAGATTCTGTTATGACATTCAAATTTAATAAGAAAAGAGTACGAATATTAACAGACTCAGATGAAGTGTCATCAGAAAGTAAAGGAATTGTTTACTGGATGTTTCGAGATGCAAGAGTCCAtg ATAACTGGGCCATGTTGTTTGCTCAAAAAATTgccttaaaaaataaagtgccCTTACACGTATGCTTTTGTATACTTCCGAAATTTCTTGATGCAACAATACGGCATTACAAATTTTTGCTAGAAGCTTTAGAAGAAGTAGAAAAAGATTGCAAAGAATTAAACATTAATTTTCATCTTTTACACGGAGAGCCTAATACtgcaattattaattttgttgaGAAATATAAAATGGGAGCTGTTATTGCAGATTTTTTCCCGTTAAGGTTGCCTTTGTTTTGGCTAGAAGATATAAAAAAGAAGCTTCCAAAGAAAATTCCATTATGTcaa gTTGATGCACATAATATTGTTCCATGTTGGGTTGCATCTGAAAAATTAGAGTATGCAGCACGTACcattagaaataaaataaactctAAGCTAGATGAGTTTTTAACAGAATTCCCACCTGTTATAAAGCATCCACATACATCTGACcaaaagtttgataaaatcAATTGGGATACAGCATTGGATGATGTGCTTGTCGATAAATCAGTTGATAAAATTACATGGGCAAAAGCAGGATACAAAGGTGGTATAGCTGAGTTGgataaatttcttaaaataagGCTGAGAATTTATGATGAAAAGAGAAATAATCCAATTTTCAATGCTTTGAGTAACTTATCCCCTTGGTTTCATTTTGGCATGATTTCTGTTCAAAGGTGTATTTTAGAagcgaaaaaatataaaagtcaGTACAATAAGTCAGTTGAGGCTTTCATGGAAGAAGCCATAGTGCGCAGAGAACTTagtgataatttttgtttctatAATGAACACTATGATAGTCTTAAGGGAGCTTATGACTGGGCCAGAGAAACTTTAAATCAACACAG AAATGATAAAAGAGACTATATTTATACATTGAACGAATTGGAAAATGGATTAACTCATGATGATTTGTGGAATGCAGCTGAAATACAATTAGTAAAGGAAGGAAAAATCCACGGATTTCTTAGAATGTATTGggctaaaaaaattttagaatgGACTGAAACACCAGATGATGCCTTAAAGTGGTCAATTTATCTGAATGATAAGTATAGTATGGATGGACGTGATCCGAATGGATATGTAG gCTGCATGTGGTCAATATGTGGTGTACATGATCAAGGCTGGAGAGAAAGGCCTGTATTTGGTAAAATTCGTTACATGAATTATAAGGGTTGTGAAAGAAAATTTGATGTGCAGGCATTTGTAATGAAATATGGAGCCAAAGTGCAACTCACGAAAGACGAAAATAAAAGGAAAggcaagaaaaaataa
- the LOC100119526 gene encoding deoxyribodipyrimidine photo-lyase isoform X7, which yields MAPCIFVTKLIAIKYLSKTNFTVTKATSSTNFKMSGPSTKKLRTSHTDLVKQIEEQRNQTADSVMTFKFNKKRVRILTDSDEVSSESKGIVYWMFRDARVHDNWAMLFAQKIALKNKVPLHVCFCILPKFLDATIRHYKFLLEALEEVEKDCKELNINFHLLHGEPNTAIINFVEKYKMGAVIADFFPLRLPLFWLEDIKKKLPKKIPLCQVDAHNIVPCWVASEKLEYAARTIRNKINSKLDEFLTEFPPVIKHPHTSDQKFDKINWDTALDDVLVDKSVDKITWAKAGYKGGIAELDKFLKIRLRIYDEKRNNPIFNALSNLSPWFHFGMISVQRCILEAKKYKSQYNKSVEAFMEEAIVRRELSDNFCFYNEHYDSLKGAYDWARETLNQHRNDKRDYIYTLNELENGLTHDDLWNAAEIQLVKEGKIHGFLRMYWAKKILEWTETPDDALKWSIYLNDKYSMDGRDPNGYVGCMWSICGVHDQGWRERPVFGKIRYMNYKGCERKFDVQAFVMKYGAKVQLTKDENKRKGKKK from the exons ATGGCGCCATGCATTTTCG TAACTAAATTGATTGCGATAAAATATCTATCAAAGACAAACTTCACTGTTACTAAAGCAACAAGTTCTAcaa ATTTCAAAATGTCTGGGCCatctacaaaaaaattaagaactAGTCATACTGATTTGGTGAAACAAATTGAAGAGCAAAGAAATCAA ACTGCAGATTCTGTTATGACATTCAAATTTAATAAGAAAAGAGTACGAATATTAACAGACTCAGATGAAGTGTCATCAGAAAGTAAAGGAATTGTTTACTGGATGTTTCGAGATGCAAGAGTCCAtg ATAACTGGGCCATGTTGTTTGCTCAAAAAATTgccttaaaaaataaagtgccCTTACACGTATGCTTTTGTATACTTCCGAAATTTCTTGATGCAACAATACGGCATTACAAATTTTTGCTAGAAGCTTTAGAAGAAGTAGAAAAAGATTGCAAAGAATTAAACATTAATTTTCATCTTTTACACGGAGAGCCTAATACtgcaattattaattttgttgaGAAATATAAAATGGGAGCTGTTATTGCAGATTTTTTCCCGTTAAGGTTGCCTTTGTTTTGGCTAGAAGATATAAAAAAGAAGCTTCCAAAGAAAATTCCATTATGTcaa gTTGATGCACATAATATTGTTCCATGTTGGGTTGCATCTGAAAAATTAGAGTATGCAGCACGTACcattagaaataaaataaactctAAGCTAGATGAGTTTTTAACAGAATTCCCACCTGTTATAAAGCATCCACATACATCTGACcaaaagtttgataaaatcAATTGGGATACAGCATTGGATGATGTGCTTGTCGATAAATCAGTTGATAAAATTACATGGGCAAAAGCAGGATACAAAGGTGGTATAGCTGAGTTGgataaatttcttaaaataagGCTGAGAATTTATGATGAAAAGAGAAATAATCCAATTTTCAATGCTTTGAGTAACTTATCCCCTTGGTTTCATTTTGGCATGATTTCTGTTCAAAGGTGTATTTTAGAagcgaaaaaatataaaagtcaGTACAATAAGTCAGTTGAGGCTTTCATGGAAGAAGCCATAGTGCGCAGAGAACTTagtgataatttttgtttctatAATGAACACTATGATAGTCTTAAGGGAGCTTATGACTGGGCCAGAGAAACTTTAAATCAACACAG AAATGATAAAAGAGACTATATTTATACATTGAACGAATTGGAAAATGGATTAACTCATGATGATTTGTGGAATGCAGCTGAAATACAATTAGTAAAGGAAGGAAAAATCCACGGATTTCTTAGAATGTATTGggctaaaaaaattttagaatgGACTGAAACACCAGATGATGCCTTAAAGTGGTCAATTTATCTGAATGATAAGTATAGTATGGATGGACGTGATCCGAATGGATATGTAG gCTGCATGTGGTCAATATGTGGTGTACATGATCAAGGCTGGAGAGAAAGGCCTGTATTTGGTAAAATTCGTTACATGAATTATAAGGGTTGTGAAAGAAAATTTGATGTGCAGGCATTTGTAATGAAATATGGAGCCAAAGTGCAACTCACGAAAGACGAAAATAAAAGGAAAggcaagaaaaaataa